The following coding sequences lie in one Leucobacter allii genomic window:
- a CDS encoding ABC transporter permease: protein MNGWLMRTLLGRIGGLALTLFLASVVIFSALLLTPGDPIAALAGGAKPTPELVAQIRAEYHLDDPIWARYLQWLGGVLTGDFGRSFVYQTDVLGLIAPRFAVTLQLVLLTVVMILIAGVGSGILAATRGPAVDRAVGLLTALGMALPTFVVAILLIWVFAKSLGWFPVYGEGAPGLDRFWHLVLPAASLAVMFIAYISRVTRSSLVAQLHSEHVETARVRGIPRGRIFRVHVFRNAAPQILAISGTTIAGLFAAAAIAEQAFGLGGIGSLLTEAAARKDLPVVQLVSLLLVTIFVVLNAVADLVSALIDPDSVNAGRPA, encoded by the coding sequence GTGAACGGATGGCTCATGCGGACGCTGCTCGGCAGGATCGGCGGCCTCGCGCTGACGCTCTTCCTGGCGAGCGTGGTGATCTTCTCGGCGCTGCTGCTCACCCCGGGCGACCCCATCGCGGCGCTCGCCGGCGGGGCGAAGCCCACGCCCGAGCTCGTCGCGCAGATCCGGGCGGAGTACCACCTCGACGATCCGATCTGGGCGCGGTACCTGCAGTGGCTCGGCGGCGTCCTCACGGGCGACTTCGGGCGGTCCTTCGTGTACCAGACGGATGTGCTCGGGCTCATCGCCCCGCGCTTCGCGGTCACACTGCAGCTCGTCCTCCTCACCGTCGTGATGATCCTCATCGCCGGGGTCGGCTCGGGCATCCTCGCCGCGACCCGCGGGCCGGCCGTGGATCGCGCGGTCGGGCTCCTCACGGCGCTCGGCATGGCGCTGCCCACCTTCGTCGTCGCGATCCTGCTCATCTGGGTGTTCGCGAAGTCGCTCGGCTGGTTCCCCGTCTACGGCGAGGGGGCTCCCGGACTCGACCGCTTCTGGCATCTCGTCCTCCCTGCCGCGTCCCTCGCCGTCATGTTCATCGCCTACATCAGCCGGGTCACCCGCAGCTCGCTCGTGGCCCAGCTCCATTCGGAGCACGTCGAAACGGCTCGGGTGCGCGGGATCCCGCGGGGCCGGATCTTCCGCGTGCACGTCTTCCGCAACGCGGCCCCGCAGATCCTCGCGATCTCCGGCACCACGATCGCGGGGCTGTTCGCGGCCGCGGCGATCGCGGAGCAGGCCTTCGGCCTCGGCGGGATCGGCTCGCTGCTGACCGAGGCCGCGGCCCGCAAGGATCTGCCGGTCGTGCAGCTGGTGTCGCTGCTGCTCGTGACCATCTTCGTGGTGCTCAACGCGGTCGCCGATCTCGTGAGCGCACTCATCGATCCCGACAGCGTGAACGCAGGGAGGCCGGCATGA
- a CDS encoding DUF3237 domain-containing protein, protein MTADAPRTDPAVLAALPEPRLEFVFEIRATIAPEYRIGRGADEALSFTPVVGGSVDGPALRGEVLSGGGDWAVTRSGTAQLEARYLIRADDGAVIDVLNRGYFRAASELLDRMEAGEDIPEATPGLYFRTAPVFQTDAPAHRWLAEHQFVGLARDDRGQVCIRIFVLR, encoded by the coding sequence ATGACCGCCGACGCCCCGCGCACGGACCCCGCGGTGCTCGCCGCGCTGCCTGAGCCCCGCCTCGAGTTCGTCTTCGAGATCCGAGCGACGATCGCGCCGGAGTACCGCATCGGCCGCGGCGCCGACGAGGCGTTGAGCTTCACCCCGGTCGTCGGCGGCAGCGTCGACGGTCCTGCGCTTCGCGGCGAGGTGCTCTCCGGCGGCGGCGACTGGGCGGTGACCCGCTCCGGCACCGCCCAGCTCGAGGCGCGCTACCTCATCCGTGCGGATGACGGCGCCGTCATCGACGTGCTGAACCGCGGCTACTTCCGCGCCGCGTCGGAGCTCCTCGACCGCATGGAGGCGGGGGAGGACATCCCCGAGGCGACGCCGGGGCTGTACTTCCGCACGGCTCCCGTGTTCCAGACCGATGCGCCCGCGCACCGCTGGCTGGCCGAGCACCAGTTCGTCGGCCTCGCCAGAGACGACCGCGGCCAGGTGTGCATCCGGATCTTCGTCCTGCGCTGA
- a CDS encoding ABC transporter permease, whose product MSVAQLAGGRVPRTARRAARKDWLFRTALVVFGIIAAAAVAGPWIAPYDPTELYVGDVNGIGSPAHPLGTDDVGRDILSRVLEGARTSVIAPIAVVLLSTLLGSALAIAAAWFGGIVRGTIARVIDVIFAIPGLVLAVLAVAMFGKGVLAPVIALSIAYIPVVARLTQTAASRELGAPYIAALRVQGVSGAAICFRHLVPALVPVVAAQVAVGFGYAMLDLAAISFLGLGEQPPAADWGTMIASGQAGILAGAPEQSLYPAILVVLTVLSVSIIGARITTWAEEKER is encoded by the coding sequence ATGAGCGTCGCACAACTCGCGGGCGGCCGCGTCCCGCGCACCGCCAGGCGCGCGGCCCGGAAGGACTGGCTGTTCCGTACCGCCCTCGTGGTGTTCGGGATCATCGCCGCCGCGGCCGTCGCCGGCCCCTGGATCGCCCCCTACGACCCGACGGAGCTCTACGTCGGCGACGTGAACGGCATCGGCTCGCCCGCCCATCCGCTCGGCACCGACGACGTGGGCCGCGACATCCTCTCGCGGGTGCTCGAGGGCGCCCGCACGAGCGTGATCGCGCCCATCGCGGTCGTGCTGCTGTCGACGCTCCTCGGATCGGCCCTCGCGATCGCGGCGGCCTGGTTCGGCGGGATCGTGCGGGGCACGATCGCCCGCGTGATCGACGTGATCTTCGCGATCCCCGGGCTCGTGCTCGCCGTGCTCGCCGTCGCCATGTTCGGCAAGGGCGTGCTCGCCCCCGTCATCGCCCTGTCCATCGCCTACATCCCCGTCGTCGCGCGCCTCACGCAGACCGCGGCATCCCGAGAGCTCGGCGCTCCGTACATCGCGGCGCTGCGGGTCCAGGGGGTCTCCGGGGCGGCGATCTGCTTCCGGCACCTCGTGCCGGCGCTCGTGCCCGTCGTCGCCGCCCAGGTCGCGGTCGGCTTCGGCTACGCGATGCTGGATCTCGCGGCGATCTCCTTCCTCGGGCTCGGGGAGCAGCCGCCCGCCGCGGACTGGGGGACGATGATCGCGAGCGGGCAGGCCGGCATTCTCGCGGGGGCGCCGGAGCAGTCGCTGTACCCGGCGATCCTCGTCGTCCTGACCGTGCTCTCCGTGAGCATCATCGGGGCGCGCATCACCACCTGGGCAGAGGAGAAGGAACGATGA
- a CDS encoding CocE/NonD family hydrolase, translated as MADYQRLGPAPVGERAREERVRTRDGVHLATDVYLPFDAAGVPDGSPGDTVLIRLPYDKNGEYTFIPLVAEYLVAHGYRVVAQDVRGKFRSEGEALLFVNEVRDGADTLDWIVAQSWSNGRVAMWGDSYYGYTQWAAAASGHPALRAIAPRVTGTGLGEPVRRAPGDRVRAVEMGITNMYPLTHFAGNDTFHWEPDWSRRDFAVQAEAFQSWAGSRSISYDQWVPHPVTLPRFPNGSPFAGRSVPVLHTIGWWDNCAPLSWADVAEIRRRPGWDAHHYLRIESIDHENYRLHEAPGDRTPERSEAQIRALLPAMLDPALDFFAVFVRGEGSPADIPRVAWSLAGTDEERIAPAWPPAGTQRVTRYATAEGGLAAERPDGEAECSWVHDPEDLVPSSAPDAFSYLLHLPDEAPIGAREDVLVFTGPPQPADADLAGPVAARVRVRSTGPVLDCFVRLLDVSPDGTALRIARGQQQLHDAQEPGTLEIDLGHVGYRLRAGHRLRVHVSSSDYPEFLPQPGTGGDPWTEGIDTVPNTQTLTIGGAEALALDLPVLNGVLA; from the coding sequence ATGGCGGACTACCAACGACTCGGCCCGGCCCCGGTAGGGGAGCGGGCACGCGAGGAGCGCGTGCGCACCCGCGACGGCGTGCACCTCGCCACCGATGTGTACCTCCCCTTCGACGCGGCGGGCGTCCCCGACGGGTCACCGGGGGACACGGTGCTCATCCGACTGCCCTACGACAAGAACGGCGAGTACACCTTCATTCCGCTCGTCGCCGAGTACCTCGTCGCCCACGGCTATCGCGTGGTCGCGCAGGACGTGCGCGGCAAGTTCCGTTCCGAGGGCGAGGCGCTGCTCTTCGTCAACGAAGTGCGCGACGGCGCGGACACGCTCGATTGGATCGTCGCCCAGTCGTGGTCGAACGGCCGGGTCGCGATGTGGGGCGACAGCTACTACGGCTACACGCAATGGGCGGCTGCGGCGAGCGGCCATCCCGCGCTGCGGGCCATCGCGCCCCGCGTGACCGGCACGGGGCTCGGCGAACCGGTGCGACGCGCCCCGGGGGATCGGGTGCGCGCGGTGGAGATGGGGATCACCAACATGTACCCGCTCACCCACTTCGCCGGCAACGACACCTTCCACTGGGAGCCCGATTGGTCCCGTCGCGACTTCGCCGTGCAGGCGGAGGCGTTCCAGAGCTGGGCCGGAAGCCGATCGATCTCCTACGACCAGTGGGTGCCGCATCCGGTGACCCTGCCCCGCTTTCCGAACGGGAGCCCGTTCGCGGGGCGCTCCGTCCCCGTGCTGCACACGATCGGCTGGTGGGACAACTGCGCTCCGCTCTCCTGGGCGGACGTCGCCGAGATTCGCCGGCGCCCCGGGTGGGACGCGCACCACTACCTCCGCATCGAATCCATCGACCATGAGAACTACCGGCTCCACGAGGCCCCGGGAGACCGCACGCCCGAGCGCAGCGAGGCGCAGATCCGGGCGCTGCTGCCCGCGATGCTCGACCCCGCGCTCGACTTCTTCGCGGTGTTCGTGCGCGGCGAGGGCTCCCCGGCCGACATCCCCCGCGTGGCGTGGAGTCTCGCCGGCACCGACGAGGAGCGCATCGCCCCGGCGTGGCCTCCCGCGGGGACCCAGCGGGTCACGCGCTACGCCACGGCGGAGGGCGGCCTCGCGGCGGAGCGCCCCGACGGGGAGGCCGAGTGCAGCTGGGTGCACGATCCCGAGGATCTCGTGCCGTCGAGCGCGCCCGATGCGTTCTCCTACCTCCTCCATCTCCCGGACGAGGCGCCGATCGGCGCCCGCGAGGACGTGCTGGTCTTCACCGGCCCCCCGCAGCCGGCCGATGCGGACCTCGCCGGCCCCGTCGCCGCGCGCGTCCGCGTGCGATCCACCGGCCCCGTCCTGGACTGCTTCGTGCGGCTGCTCGACGTCTCCCCGGACGGAACCGCGCTCCGCATCGCGCGGGGGCAGCAGCAGCTGCACGACGCCCAGGAGCCAGGCACCCTCGAGATCGACCTCGGCCACGTCGGGTACCGGCTGCGCGCCGGGCACCGCCTCCGGGTCCACGTCTCGAGCAGCGATTACCCCGAGTTCCTGCCGCAGCCGGGCACGGGCGGGGATCCGTGGACCGAGGGGATCGACACCGTCCCGAACACCCAGACCCTCACGATCGGCGGCGCCGAGGCGCTCGCCCTCGACCTTCCCGTACTGAACGGAGTCCTCGCATGA
- a CDS encoding amidohydrolase: protein MTQALPADLCIVSGRVFDGRVRTGGTAVAVRGERIVAVGDDARILALRGPTTRVIDVRGGLIAPGFVDAHVHAAFAGVERLSLDLSGARDVEETLALIARAAAAAPPGEWLTGGGWSHELFPHPTRAVLDEIAPDRPVALSDAGHHTLWVNSRALALAGITRDTPQPRNGRVHTDASGEPTGYLNETAAELVGRAIPPAGEDEIVAGLLNAQEHLWSLGITGWHEAILGEYNGKADCSAAYVRSIREGTLPSRVSGALWIAPGLRGAEVPGLVERFIRLRAEHAAAGFATGTAKAMIDGVPHGGTAALLEPYCAHGDVDASEAGAAGDAGGAGDVGELHFEEEAIREFVTRLDAAGFALHLHVMGDRGVRVALDAIEAARAANGPGPRHHIAHLSMIHPEDAARFGPLGVTANMQALWAAPDPHVVPMIGEERMRRGYPFRALADGGADLAMGSDWPVSPPDPWLAIHVAVNRSLPEPPGQPGESGAAEGAAAPESSPEAPGGSREAPGSSREAPGDGSEAPSDTFDGLPEAPGDAPDVLDAGQALTLAEALAAYTSGSAELVLGDSGRVRVGERADLAIADRDPFAGPREAIIATRNVCTVVAGRVVAGDPGPSAAPAPAPPAC, encoded by the coding sequence ATGACCCAGGCACTCCCCGCAGACCTCTGCATCGTCTCCGGCCGGGTCTTCGACGGCCGCGTCCGCACCGGCGGCACGGCCGTCGCGGTGCGGGGCGAGCGCATCGTGGCCGTCGGCGACGACGCGCGCATCCTCGCGCTGCGCGGCCCCACGACGCGCGTCATCGACGTGCGCGGCGGACTCATCGCCCCCGGGTTCGTCGACGCCCACGTGCACGCCGCCTTCGCCGGCGTCGAGCGGCTGAGCCTCGACCTGAGCGGCGCGCGCGATGTCGAGGAGACGCTCGCGCTGATCGCGCGGGCCGCCGCCGCGGCGCCGCCGGGGGAGTGGCTCACCGGAGGCGGCTGGAGCCACGAGCTGTTCCCGCACCCGACGCGCGCCGTGCTCGACGAGATCGCGCCGGACCGGCCCGTGGCGCTGTCGGACGCCGGGCACCACACGCTGTGGGTGAACTCGCGCGCACTCGCGCTCGCGGGCATCACGCGCGACACCCCGCAACCGCGCAACGGGCGCGTGCACACGGACGCGTCCGGAGAGCCGACCGGCTACCTCAACGAGACCGCGGCCGAGCTCGTGGGGCGGGCGATCCCTCCCGCCGGCGAGGACGAGATCGTCGCCGGGCTGCTGAACGCCCAGGAACATCTCTGGTCGCTCGGGATCACCGGCTGGCACGAGGCGATTCTCGGGGAGTACAACGGCAAGGCCGATTGCTCGGCCGCCTACGTCAGGAGCATCCGCGAGGGGACGCTGCCGAGCCGCGTCTCCGGGGCGCTGTGGATCGCCCCGGGCCTGCGCGGCGCTGAGGTGCCCGGCCTCGTCGAGCGATTCATCCGCCTGCGCGCAGAGCACGCCGCGGCGGGCTTCGCGACGGGCACGGCGAAGGCGATGATCGACGGGGTGCCGCACGGCGGCACGGCAGCGCTCCTCGAGCCGTACTGCGCCCACGGCGACGTCGACGCCTCGGAGGCCGGGGCTGCCGGGGATGCCGGGGGTGCCGGGGACGTCGGGGAGCTGCACTTCGAGGAGGAGGCGATCCGGGAGTTCGTGACCCGGCTCGACGCCGCGGGCTTCGCCCTGCATCTGCACGTCATGGGCGACCGCGGGGTGCGCGTCGCCCTCGATGCGATCGAGGCGGCCCGCGCCGCGAACGGCCCGGGGCCCCGCCACCACATCGCCCATCTGTCGATGATCCACCCGGAGGATGCGGCGCGCTTCGGCCCGCTGGGGGTCACGGCCAACATGCAGGCGCTCTGGGCCGCGCCCGATCCGCACGTCGTGCCCATGATCGGGGAGGAGCGGATGCGGCGCGGCTACCCGTTCCGCGCGCTCGCCGACGGCGGAGCCGATCTCGCCATGGGTTCCGACTGGCCCGTCTCGCCGCCGGACCCGTGGCTCGCGATCCACGTCGCCGTGAACCGTTCGTTGCCCGAGCCGCCCGGGCAGCCCGGGGAATCGGGCGCGGCCGAGGGAGCCGCGGCGCCGGAGAGCAGTCCTGAGGCCCCAGGCGGCAGTCGCGAGGCCCCGGGGAGCAGTCGCGAGGCGCCGGGCGACGGTTCCGAGGCGCCGAGCGACACGTTCGATGGACTTCCCGAGGCGCCGGGCGACGCGCCCGACGTGCTCGATGCCGGGCAGGCGCTCACCCTCGCCGAGGCGCTCGCGGCGTACACGAGCGGCTCGGCGGAGCTCGTGCTCGGCGATTCGGGCCGTGTGCGGGTCGGCGAGCGGGCCGATCTCGCGATCGCCGATCGCGACCCGTTCGCGGGGCCCCGCGAGGCGATCATCGCCACGCGAAACGTCTGCACCGTGGTCGCGGGACGCGTCGTCGCCGGTGATCCCGGCCCATCCGCCGCACCCGCTCCCGCCCCGCCAGCCTGCTGA
- a CDS encoding ABC transporter substrate-binding protein, producing the protein MTRIAPTAVLALGAAAALALTACAPRDGGGGGEALAPPELVTALPAATTPVDEVTWSIVEGEPATLDPVSSANLIIPNLCDNLLSLQPDFSVEPGIATSAEWADPTTFVIELRDDVTFWDGSPVTAEDVVYSLERNRSPESQWFSAFALVTGIAASGPHEVTVTFSAPDSTFRDALAGQGGAVMSAAFGAGAGDGLGTSEAGLMCTGPYELAADGWTPGSEIVTTANPDYWNGAPLVDTLRYVFVSDASTLATALTEGEIDGALNVSPSSRAAFEGEGAGRLVVGPSTASYSFGPASAEGPAANPDIRRALSLAIDREQYIDTVLNGLGEVQRTIVPEFTFQELSAADVYQEGYDALAAPGVDLDTATQLVEDSGEDVSEPLVLAVPAGATEFKNTAQIVQSAAKQIGLTIEIDEMQASDFGAMFYDASAREGIDLVATQGYLETPGVLGYPSLFMLPEELGGVFNWSGYANADVTAHMQAARTATDERTAAQEFVAAQEIFAPDMLQVTLAGAYQLSYVNDGLTGITSSVAMYSSPWALHLGGE; encoded by the coding sequence ATGACCCGCATCGCACCCACCGCCGTGCTCGCGCTCGGCGCCGCCGCCGCGCTCGCCCTCACCGCATGCGCCCCCCGTGACGGCGGGGGCGGCGGAGAGGCCCTCGCCCCGCCGGAGCTCGTCACCGCGCTCCCCGCGGCGACGACCCCCGTCGACGAGGTGACCTGGTCGATCGTCGAGGGCGAGCCCGCGACGCTCGATCCGGTCTCCTCCGCCAACCTCATCATTCCGAACCTCTGCGACAACCTGCTGTCGCTGCAGCCCGACTTCTCGGTCGAACCGGGGATCGCGACGAGCGCGGAGTGGGCGGATCCGACGACCTTCGTCATCGAGCTGCGCGACGACGTGACGTTCTGGGACGGCTCGCCGGTCACCGCCGAGGACGTCGTCTACAGCCTCGAACGCAACCGTTCGCCCGAGTCGCAGTGGTTCAGCGCGTTCGCGCTCGTCACCGGGATCGCGGCGAGCGGTCCGCATGAGGTCACGGTCACCTTCTCCGCACCCGACTCGACCTTCCGCGATGCGCTCGCGGGCCAGGGCGGCGCGGTCATGAGCGCCGCGTTCGGCGCCGGCGCCGGCGACGGCCTCGGCACCTCCGAGGCCGGACTGATGTGCACCGGGCCCTACGAGCTCGCCGCCGACGGCTGGACGCCGGGCAGCGAGATCGTGACGACCGCGAACCCCGACTACTGGAACGGCGCCCCGCTCGTCGACACTCTGAGGTACGTCTTCGTCTCGGACGCCTCGACGCTCGCCACGGCGCTCACCGAGGGCGAGATCGACGGCGCGCTCAACGTCTCCCCGAGCTCCCGCGCCGCCTTCGAGGGCGAGGGCGCGGGCCGGCTCGTGGTCGGCCCGTCGACGGCGTCCTACAGCTTCGGCCCGGCGAGCGCCGAGGGCCCCGCGGCCAATCCCGACATCCGTCGCGCGCTGAGCCTGGCGATCGATCGCGAGCAGTACATCGACACGGTGCTCAACGGCCTCGGCGAGGTGCAGCGGACGATCGTGCCCGAGTTCACCTTCCAGGAGCTCTCGGCCGCCGACGTCTACCAGGAGGGCTACGATGCGCTCGCCGCGCCTGGGGTCGACCTCGACACGGCGACGCAGCTCGTCGAGGACAGCGGCGAGGACGTGAGCGAACCGCTCGTCTTGGCCGTCCCCGCCGGGGCGACCGAGTTCAAGAACACCGCGCAGATCGTGCAGAGCGCCGCGAAGCAGATCGGGCTCACGATCGAGATCGATGAGATGCAGGCCTCAGACTTCGGCGCGATGTTCTACGACGCGAGCGCGCGGGAGGGGATCGACCTCGTCGCCACCCAGGGCTACCTCGAGACGCCTGGCGTGCTCGGCTACCCGAGCCTCTTCATGCTGCCCGAGGAGCTCGGCGGCGTCTTCAACTGGAGCGGGTATGCGAACGCGGACGTGACGGCGCACATGCAGGCCGCGCGCACCGCGACCGACGAGCGCACGGCCGCGCAGGAGTTCGTCGCCGCGCAGGAGATCTTCGCCCCCGACATGCTGCAGGTGACGCTCGCCGGCGCGTACCAGCTGAGCTACGTGAACGACGGCCTCACCGGGATCACGAGCTCCGTCGCCATGTACAGCAGCCCGTGGGCGCTCCACCTCGGCGGCGAGTAG
- a CDS encoding ATP-binding cassette domain-containing protein codes for MTAPVLALEALSIRTPDRALVHDCTLEVGAGEAVGLVGESGSGKTLSVRAVAGLLPAGFTTGGAVRILGRDIAELPTGELRELRARRIGMIFQTPRAHLNPLRTIGDFLTEAQVTVGGVSPDAAVRRARELLDEVGINDPGRRLRQYPAELSGGLLQRVMIAATLAMDPEILLADEITTALDVTTQEEVMAVIGELRRDRRLSMLFITHDLALAGAVCDRVAVMREGRTIETLAAATMRRDARAAYTRTLMSASLDSGVPGTAAAAAPESPAAPTAGSRPILEVAGLRKSFRVRSASGGGREDFIAVDDVAFALDAGGSLGIVGESGSGKSTTARIICGLERADAGVVTVAGADWSLPARGGAERRVRAKTVQMVFQDPYQSLDRRQSVRQCLREAIRVHRRAAAAAEIEARIAELMAQARLDPALLDARPRALSGGQRQRVAIARALAADPEIIVLDEAVSALDVTTQVEILTLLDGIRRETGVALLMITHDLTVIRRLCDRVVVMRSGRVEEAGTAAQILDAPRAEYTRELLDSIPREGWTPRRRRLGRTSAIPIRTGPLPAGLPNDDIPTTGATT; via the coding sequence ATGACGGCACCCGTGCTCGCGCTCGAGGCGCTCAGCATCCGGACCCCGGACCGCGCGCTCGTGCACGACTGCACGCTCGAGGTCGGGGCAGGGGAGGCCGTCGGCCTCGTCGGCGAGTCGGGTTCGGGGAAGACCCTCTCGGTGCGCGCCGTCGCGGGGCTCCTGCCGGCCGGCTTCACGACCGGCGGCGCGGTGAGGATCCTGGGACGCGACATCGCGGAACTCCCGACGGGCGAGCTGCGCGAGCTGCGCGCGCGCCGCATCGGCATGATCTTCCAGACCCCGCGCGCGCATCTCAACCCCCTGCGCACCATCGGGGACTTTCTCACCGAGGCGCAGGTGACCGTCGGCGGGGTCTCACCCGACGCCGCCGTCCGACGCGCTCGCGAACTCCTCGACGAGGTCGGCATCAACGACCCCGGCCGGCGGCTGCGGCAGTATCCCGCCGAGCTATCCGGAGGCCTCCTGCAGCGGGTCATGATCGCGGCGACGCTCGCGATGGATCCCGAGATCCTGCTCGCCGACGAGATCACGACGGCGCTCGATGTGACGACGCAGGAGGAGGTGATGGCGGTGATCGGCGAGCTGCGGCGGGACCGGCGGCTCTCGATGCTGTTCATCACGCACGATCTCGCGCTCGCGGGCGCCGTCTGCGACCGGGTCGCCGTCATGCGCGAGGGGCGCACCATCGAGACCCTCGCCGCCGCGACCATGCGGCGCGACGCCCGCGCGGCCTACACGAGGACCCTCATGTCCGCGTCCCTCGACTCGGGCGTCCCCGGCACCGCCGCAGCGGCGGCTCCGGAATCACCGGCCGCCCCGACTGCCGGATCGCGGCCGATTCTCGAGGTGGCGGGGCTGCGCAAGTCCTTCCGCGTCCGCAGCGCGAGCGGAGGCGGGCGCGAGGACTTCATCGCCGTCGACGACGTGGCCTTCGCGCTCGACGCCGGCGGCTCGCTCGGCATCGTCGGCGAGTCGGGATCGGGCAAGTCGACCACGGCCCGCATCATCTGCGGTCTCGAGCGCGCCGACGCCGGCGTCGTGACCGTCGCGGGCGCCGATTGGAGCCTCCCCGCGCGGGGCGGCGCCGAGCGGCGCGTGCGCGCGAAGACCGTCCAGATGGTCTTCCAGGATCCGTACCAGTCGCTCGACCGCCGGCAGAGCGTCCGCCAGTGCCTGCGCGAGGCGATCCGCGTGCACCGCCGAGCTGCGGCCGCGGCCGAGATCGAAGCGCGGATCGCCGAGCTCATGGCGCAGGCGCGGCTCGATCCCGCGCTGCTCGACGCCCGCCCGCGGGCGCTGTCAGGCGGGCAGCGGCAGCGCGTCGCCATCGCCCGCGCGCTCGCCGCGGATCCCGAGATCATCGTGCTCGACGAGGCGGTCTCCGCGCTCGACGTGACCACGCAGGTCGAGATCCTCACCCTGCTCGACGGCATCCGGCGGGAGACGGGCGTCGCGCTGCTCATGATCACCCACGACCTCACGGTGATCCGGCGACTGTGCGACCGGGTCGTCGTGATGCGCTCCGGCCGCGTCGAGGAGGCGGGCACGGCGGCGCAGATCCTCGACGCACCCCGCGCCGAGTACACTCGCGAACTGCTCGACTCCATTCCCCGGGAGGGATGGACACCCCGCCGCCGGCGGCTCGGCCGCACCTCGGCGATCCCGATCCGCACCGGCCCGCTCCCCGCGGGCCTCCCGAACGACGACATCCCCACGACAGGAGCGACGACATGA
- a CDS encoding TetR/AcrR family transcriptional regulator encodes MARPSVADERREQIIDATLRTIVEHGISGTTLDRIADAAGMSRGHVRHFVGNRDQLLLDTARAFYADDQGALAVLPGQVQDLDGAVDHLFGEVFAATGAENAIVFGFVDLARTTPEIAAVLTQAYSSARRRLAELIAVAKPHLAPEMHEVAAQGVLTAALGNVFLGDFDPAPDRTARTRAAVEHFLDAL; translated from the coding sequence ATGGCACGCCCATCCGTCGCCGACGAGCGTCGCGAGCAGATCATCGACGCGACGCTGCGCACCATCGTGGAGCACGGCATCAGCGGCACGACGCTCGACCGCATCGCCGACGCCGCGGGCATGTCCCGCGGACACGTGCGGCACTTCGTCGGGAACCGCGACCAGCTGCTCCTCGACACCGCCCGGGCCTTCTACGCGGACGACCAGGGAGCGCTCGCCGTGCTCCCCGGGCAGGTGCAGGATCTCGACGGGGCCGTCGACCACCTCTTCGGCGAGGTCTTCGCCGCGACCGGCGCGGAGAACGCGATCGTCTTCGGTTTCGTGGACCTGGCACGGACGACTCCCGAGATCGCCGCCGTGCTCACGCAGGCGTACTCCTCCGCGCGGAGGCGCCTCGCCGAGCTCATCGCCGTGGCGAAACCGCACCTCGCTCCCGAGATGCACGAGGTCGCCGCCCAGGGCGTGCTCACCGCCGCGCTCGGCAACGTGTTCCTCGGCGACTTCGATCCGGCGCCCGACCGCACCGCCCGCACGCGCGCCGCCGTCGAGCACTTCCTGGACGCGCTCTAG